The nucleotide window aactACATTATAGATAAGCTTTAAATTCTCTACAACTTAACTGCAGACAGATTCTGAACATTTACAAGAATTATATAACAGATTACATTGTACATGAGACAACCGCACAATAAATAACCACTTGTGTCCCTGAAAGTCTGAAACTAGATTGTGCaacagcacagggagccatggtCTCGTAattattcatccaagtaattagtagttttctttttttccaaaATCTAACAAAAAAGATGTTACCGATGACAATAAAAACTTCATGGTACCTGTAATGCAGAAACACAGTGGAATATCAAAATGCTACTTATTTTCTTTAAACAACACTTTCACAATCAACTGCAACCAATTACAGTATCTAGAACTTAGataactatttttctttttttggacaCATCCACCTATTTCCTCTTCACTGCTGAGATCAATGACAAAATAGAATTGCAACACTGAGGTCCCAAAACTTATGCCTACTCTCCTAATTAACCTAAACCAGAGTTAGTCCCTGATACAGGCCTCAACAATGGATGATTGGAAGTGGGTTGCACATTACTAGGGGCATTGAACATGGCATTTGAAGGTGATTGAGATTGTTGTATCATAGATAGGGGCAGTCTTTGTCCCAAACCAAACATAGAAGGTCTCGGGGCAAAGGACATGTGTGGATGAACTGGTTGGTTGTTGCCATACCCCGAGATGCTGGGCTGCGAGGGAGACGCAGAGATCATTTGTGGCCTACTGTTGCCATTACTGTTAGACATGGAAGGACCAACACCTGATGGTGGAGGTGTGGCTCCTCCAGTTCCAAGACGAGCAGATATAATACGGGACCGCTCAGCAGCAAATCTCTGCCTTGTCCTCTCAACTTGTTCACATTCTTTCATCAATAATGTTTCAATTTCAGCAAACTGCTTCAGCTTCAATTCCAATCTTTTCAACTGCATATAAAACCAAGCCACCATCACAGGTTAAACATCTAAAGATACTAGTTCAGACAAATAAAACAACTGGAGGGCATAAACATAGATGTATGCCATTCAAAGAAATGCACAAACAAGTAAATTGATATTTTGGTTGAACCAAGTCAACCAACTATAGTCAAAACAAACAGCTATACCTGATGACTAACGATACTAGCACATAGCCTCTGGATTTCTCGTTCTTCATGATCAGCAAACAATTTAGATTTCATGGCTGCAGCAGAGAGGCCTGCCTTTGCTGCATCTTGAACTTTCTCAACAGATAGTGGTGTTGTCCCGCCTTCATTTTGACCTCGTGAACCAACAAGTTTTGCCTTGTCCTCTGAAATCAATAAAAGCACTCCTCAAGAAGAAAATTACACTAATGAATCTAATTTGTGCTGGGGCATAAAAGCCAACAAATAAAAGCAGCAATGATAACCGACCATTATGATTATTTGAAATTGCAGTTTCTCCACGATCTCTACTATGTGCACTTTCTGAATTTGACCTTCatgaatgaataaatatttaaaacattaGTACACAGTTCATAAACTAGCAACCATGAGCAATTGTTCAACTTAAACTAGTTTTCCTCTACCCACATACAACTCTACAACATGAGTACTTGAGCAGGGAAGACACACTTTAATAAAAAAGTTGTCTTTCCTTTACACGGGAATTTTTTTACGAAGGTTCAGTTCAACTGTATACGATGTTgtataaaagggaaaaaatattAACAGAAGAAAAACAGTGTAGAGTACAAAAGCATTAATAAGATATGCAAcagaaaacaaacaagaaaacttcaTGTAACAGAATTGCATGTGCTGTAATAGTAATATCCACCTATTATCATGTCCTTGTACTTCCATTTGCGATGTGCTGCCAGAAGTATCCTCTGATAATACTGCTAATGCTGCATGAGCACAAGCAGCAGCTACTCTTGGTCCAACGGCAGAGGCTAAAAAGGCTACCTATATAATGCATCCAACAAAACTTAGTGTAAGTCACAGCTAAAGAACCCAAAATATATGACATGGTAGTTTGCAGTGAAATACTGGTATATTAACCAGATATAGATACTAAGTTTAGAACATCATCCACTTAAACTTTTGTTAAGCAAGTGCTGTAATCAACAGGTTGCTCCCTCAGAGAAGGATGCAACTTGAAGCAATGCATTTCTTCAATATCCTCTTACAAATCAACTTGATGAAGAAGGTACAAATATGATGTTAGGCGAGGTACAAACACCACATCCTAGTCTTGGTGGTAATCGGTAAATATGTTTAAGTGCATCTTAATTAAACAACAAACTTAGGCATACAATTAGAATTCACCTACCAAAGCCATAACAGGATTTCCAGAATTGGCAAAAGGAAACCTGCTGTCAGAATCTCTGCTTTGGCGGACAGTTCCTGTGTGAATACAGCAACGGAATGATCAAACACATATCATTCACTAAAATAGGTTAAAGAAGGTATAAGACAGACCTGCAGAATCTCCGTTTACGTAGCCATGCATTCTTCCACTATCATTTCTATTCATCACATTGGATGGCAAAGACACACTTGGAATGTTGATATTTTCCAATTTTCCATCTTCCATTGGTAGAcgaagaaaatgaagaatgcATTGTGCTTTTGACTTGGTCCCAACATGTTCGGCAATTTCATTCCAATTCTCATTGTAAATCTCCATTGCTTCAAGCAGCAACAAAGTTTCTTGATCAGTCCAACTATCCCCATCTCCCTCACCATAATCCCTGGACGAATCCACCCTAACAAAATCTATACTTGAATGTCCAACGACAAATCTCCCATCATGAAAGCAGCCAGTACAAAGTAAAATATCAACCTGTAACATGAGATGCGAATTACACACAAATGATTCGTGCAGTTTAAGTTACTCTGCATGCTATTTAGTTTAGAGATTTGACTTGAGACGAGGTTACCAAAATGAACATGTAATTCACAAACTTTCAGTTTATCCAGAGGATTTAGCTCTGGCAGCTATATGCACCAAGAATTGGATGTTATGGTAACGCTTCCACACTCATGCACAATCATAtagtattttattaaattactgATGGACTTCTTATCTATTCTCTTTTTGTCCATTATGTTTCTGTATGACAGGAGCAATAGAAAGAGCCAGATGACCTTCATACATTTATGGCATAATTAAATCAATAAGCCTACCTCTTTTTGTGACTGATAGTGTACAGCAGGAAGAGGACGAGAACAACAATGGCAATGATTTTCGGATAGATGTTCCCGTATCCTGTTGTCCAGATCAGTGACATCAGCATTGTGCATTGtgaatgatgaataaatttCTTCTGCTTTGACCTTACACTTGGGCTTGTCAAAACTTATCAGACTATCTATGGATTTTAGAAACTCTGAGGGCACGCGGACTTCTCCACTTGTCTCCTCCTTCAGGAAGGATG belongs to Arachis duranensis cultivar V14167 chromosome 8, aradu.V14167.gnm2.J7QH, whole genome shotgun sequence and includes:
- the LOC107460698 gene encoding SWI/SNF complex subunit SWI3C; the encoded protein is MPASSPSENRTKWRKRKRESQISRRHQKHQHHHEDDDDEEEENPNADNNEDHDDDSEDQTPNPQSASPHHHEIEVLSDHAVQISHFPTVLKRSVNRPHSSVATVIALERAALAGDSKAHQQLHNSGSIPFLENVSHGQLQALSTVPADSPSLDHDRDGGSSSSSFVITPPPVLEGRGVVKRFGNRVLVVPMHSDWFSPATVHRLERQAVPHFFSGKSPGHSPEKYMECRNYIVGLYMEDPGKRITVSDCQGLLVAVDKEDLARIVRFLDHWGIINYCALESCHAPFNDASFLKEETSGEVRVPSEFLKSIDSLISFDKPKCKVKAEEIYSSFTMHNADVTDLDNRIREHLSENHCHCCSRPLPAVHYQSQKEVDILLCTGCFHDGRFVVGHSSIDFVRVDSSRDYGEGDGDSWTDQETLLLLEAMEIYNENWNEIAEHVGTKSKAQCILHFLRLPMEDGKLENINIPSVSLPSNVMNRNDSGRMHGYVNGDSAGTVRQSRDSDSRFPFANSGNPVMALVAFLASAVGPRVAAACAHAALAVLSEDTSGSTSQMEVQGHDNRSNSESAHSRDRGETAISNNHNEDKAKLVGSRGQNEGGTTPLSVEKVQDAAKAGLSAAAMKSKLFADHEEREIQRLCASIVSHQLKRLELKLKQFAEIETLLMKECEQVERTRQRFAAERSRIISARLGTGGATPPPSGVGPSMSNSNGNSRPQMISASPSQPSISGYGNNQPVHPHMSFAPRPSMFGLGQRLPLSMIQQSQSPSNAMFNAPSNVQPTSNHPLLRPVSGTNSGLG